A region from the Kribbella shirazensis genome encodes:
- a CDS encoding SRPBCC domain-containing protein: MSETTINIPAGTPFVEVTREFDATPAQLFRIMSDRDLVAQWLGPRDLDATVEEYDVRTGGRYRYIHRDESGEYAFRGVFHTVEPDKMVIQTFEWEGAPGEVCIEKMTLEPTEKGVRLHQQSVFPSVEARDQSVEYGMESGIHDSMARLAELLAKES, encoded by the coding sequence ATGAGCGAGACCACGATCAACATCCCGGCCGGCACCCCGTTCGTGGAGGTGACCCGGGAGTTCGACGCCACCCCGGCCCAGCTGTTCCGGATCATGTCCGACCGCGACCTGGTCGCCCAGTGGCTCGGCCCGCGGGACCTGGACGCGACCGTCGAGGAGTACGACGTACGCACCGGCGGCCGGTACCGCTACATCCACCGCGACGAGAGCGGCGAGTACGCGTTCCGCGGCGTCTTCCACACCGTCGAGCCGGACAAGATGGTCATCCAGACCTTCGAGTGGGAGGGCGCACCCGGCGAGGTGTGCATCGAGAAGATGACCCTGGAGCCGACCGAGAAGGGCGTCCGCCTGCACCAGCAGTCGGTGTTCCCGTCGGTCGAGGCCCGCGACCAGTCGGTCGAGTACGGCATGGAGAGCGGCATCCACGACTCGATGGCCCGCCTGGCCGAGCTGCTCGCGAAGGAGAGCTGA
- a CDS encoding ArsR/SmtB family transcription factor — protein MTIDDDQLDRSFAALADPVRRAMIARLSRGPATVNELAEPFPITKQAVSRHIQVLETAGLITRTRDGQRRPCHLVPAALEALTSWIDEYRLETERRFRRMDALLTSVKEQEQ, from the coding sequence ATGACGATTGACGATGATCAGCTCGACCGGTCGTTCGCGGCGCTGGCCGATCCGGTCCGGCGGGCGATGATCGCGCGGCTGTCCCGCGGGCCGGCCACGGTCAACGAGCTGGCCGAACCGTTCCCGATCACCAAGCAGGCGGTGTCGCGGCACATCCAGGTGCTCGAGACCGCGGGGCTGATCACCCGGACGCGGGACGGCCAGCGCCGCCCGTGCCACCTGGTGCCGGCCGCCCTCGAAGCACTGACGAGCTGGATCGACGAGTACCGGCTCGAAACCGAGCGACGCTTCCGCCGGATGGACGCGTTGCTGACAAGCGTGAAGGAGCAGGAGCAATGA
- a CDS encoding dihydrofolate reductase family protein, whose amino-acid sequence MSQVVIDISVSLDGYVTGPNAGVGNGLGDGGEALHTWVFDGTDADRAVLDAAFDATGAVIQGRNLFDVIDAPDGWNDELGYGAKPTGEVNPPIFVVTHSPPATTRLGDRFRFTGSPAEAIARAREVAGSKDIMVMGGGQICHATLAAGLADVLRLHVAPVVLGGGTRLFPAEASPAAGLELIDAVSTPAAQHLTYRIVKEK is encoded by the coding sequence ATGAGCCAGGTCGTCATCGATATCTCGGTGTCACTGGACGGTTACGTCACCGGGCCCAATGCCGGCGTCGGCAACGGGCTCGGGGACGGCGGCGAGGCCCTGCACACCTGGGTCTTCGACGGCACCGACGCCGACCGCGCGGTCCTGGACGCGGCGTTCGACGCCACCGGCGCGGTCATCCAGGGCCGGAACCTCTTCGACGTCATCGACGCCCCGGACGGGTGGAACGACGAGCTGGGGTACGGCGCCAAGCCGACCGGCGAGGTGAACCCGCCGATCTTCGTCGTCACCCACAGCCCGCCGGCGACGACGCGGCTGGGCGACCGGTTCCGCTTCACCGGCAGTCCCGCGGAAGCGATCGCCCGCGCGCGAGAGGTTGCCGGCAGCAAGGACATCATGGTGATGGGCGGTGGGCAGATCTGTCACGCGACGCTCGCCGCCGGGCTGGCCGACGTACTGCGTCTGCACGTGGCACCCGTCGTACTCGGCGGCGGGACCCGGCTGTTCCCGGCCGAGGCCTCACCGGCCGCCGGGCTCGAGTTGATCGACGCGGTGTCGACGCCGGCGGCACAGCACCTCACCTACCGGATCGTGAAGGAGAAGTAG
- a CDS encoding Clp protease N-terminal domain-containing protein: protein MSDHKDVRAILVHAARDEARREGSRTIEAEHVLLALAAFEDSAAARLLADAGLTEDAIRTALEQEWEQSLAVAGVAVRAGLLPEATPDRERDPQIGESTKLMLRRAMDAEPKRARFGPMRVLVGLLATDRGRVARALEAAGVDRAALHAKATEALAAGTA, encoded by the coding sequence ATGTCGGATCACAAGGATGTGCGGGCGATCCTCGTCCACGCGGCCCGCGACGAGGCTCGCCGAGAAGGGTCCCGGACGATCGAGGCCGAGCATGTGCTGCTCGCCCTGGCCGCTTTCGAGGACTCGGCCGCCGCGCGGCTGCTGGCCGACGCCGGGCTCACCGAGGACGCGATCCGGACCGCGCTGGAGCAGGAGTGGGAGCAGAGCCTGGCGGTCGCGGGTGTCGCGGTCCGGGCCGGACTGTTGCCGGAGGCAACACCGGACCGCGAGCGGGACCCGCAGATCGGCGAGTCGACGAAGCTGATGCTCCGCCGCGCGATGGACGCCGAACCGAAGCGGGCCCGCTTCGGCCCGATGCGGGTCCTTGTCGGACTCCTCGCCACCGATCGCGGCCGCGTGGCCCGCGCCCTCGAGGCCGCCGGCGTCGACCGTGCGGCCCTGCACGCCAAGGCCACCGAGGCCCTCGCCGCGGGAACAGCCTGA